CGCCATCACAGAGAGAACCACTGTTTCCAATGCCATCAACGTTATGAAGGGTGCTCTGCTCAACGCTGTCCCCATCGTTCATGCACCTGATATAGCACAAGAGGATCATCTGCAGCTAGTCAATGTAGGCTtcattttacatatatactttggttaatatataatgtttactcattttgtgttttttgagATTGCAGGGGAGACATAGAAAAGTGATAGGTACGTTTTCAGCAACTGATTTGAAAGGATGTCGCCTACCGGAGTTGCAAACGTGGCTGCCACTCACAGCTCTGGAGTTCACCGAGAAAACTTCGGGGAAGGAGAGGGAGGTGGTGAGTTGCGGTGTGGAGTCGACTATGGAGGAAGCTATAGAGAAAGTGGTGACCAGAGGAGTGCACAGAGTATGGGTGATGGATCAACAGGGTCTGCTTCAAGGAGTCGTCTCCCTCACTGATATCATACGCTCCCTAAGATCTACTCTTTCGTAATCAACGAGCTCTCTGTGTTTTTACCTCTTTTATCTTATTATGTAATGTTCTACTTTGTAAGATCTACTCTTTTGTAATCAAAAAGCTCactttgtttttaactttttaatctttaccATGCAATCTTCTGCTTTGGGACTTGGGTGTTAGGATTCATTCACTTTGCATCACTCGTCTAAGTATGAGACAAAGGACAGTCTAAATGCctaatattaataatacaaCAAAGTACAAAGGTACAAAGATACAAACGTCAAATGATAATGGACTGAACTACAACATAGAGAGACATTAGTTCTACCAACACATACAACAACCACTCATAATGTTAATGCTACACCTGAAATCACAACAAACTCTTCACGCTCTGTGCTCTGTACAGAACGATATAGGTTTTAACAGCTCACGGAAGCTGCAGCTCCCTGCTGCTGTTGAACTTGATTCGCCTCCAAGCTTCTGTTTGTGTCTTCTGCCTTCATGTCGTTACTCTTCTCCTCTGCTACTGCAGCTTCGGTCTTCTTGACATCAGACTCTTGGGTTTCGTTCTCCTTATTTGCTGCAGCTTCTGTCTTCTTCTCATCAGATTCTTGAGTGTCATTTTCCTTATTCGCCTCAGCTTCTGTCGTCTTCTCATCATATTCTTTGGATTCTTTTCCCTTATCTGCTTCAGCATCTGCATCAAGGTTAGGCTCACCCAGGGTTACATTCTGTTCTCCGTTAGCTTCGGTTGTCACGCTGCCCTTGTTCTCAGTCTTTTCCTCTGCAGGCTTCTTCTCTACATCAGCCTCAGTAACAACTTCCTGCGCCTCTTTCATTTCAGTGTCCTTGAGGCCTTCAACTTTGGAAGGTTCTTCAGCTCCTTCTCCACTCCCAgccttcttctccaactcagAGGTATCCACTTCCATGGACTCTTTCTTGTCTCTCACAACTTCTGCCTCTTTGTTCTCAGCCTCAGCCTTTTCAccctccttctccttctcagcCTCTGCAATTTCCGTTTGACCCTCCTTCCCAGCCTCAGTTTTCTCACCCTCTTTGTTCACCTTCTCAGCCTCAGTCTTCTCACCCTCGTTGTTCTCCTTCTCCGCCTCTGCAATTTCTGTCACTccctccttctctttctccttctcagCCTCTGCGTTTTCCGTCTTCCCATCCTTATCAACATCCATGTTCTCCTTCACAGCAGCCTCTTCATTTTTCTCAGCAGCCTCCTTATTGTCCTTCTTCGTGAGAGAAGATCGTCTCTTCTTCAGGAGGGGCTCTTTGTCAGGAGTAGGCGTTGTAGCCTTAACCTTTTGGCTGATCCTTGAAGACCTCCTTGGAGTTTCCCCAGTTGTCCACTCAAACTCAGAGATGACAGGATTGCCAGGATGGGCCTTCAGGTACTGCTCCAACTGCTTCCGCGAGCTAATCTCTTCACCCGTTGGAGCCACAAACACAATCTCCGTCTTTCTCGGAGTACCGGCTCTTTTCGGATaaaactgaaaccaaaacaagctTCTACTAATCAAACACCAAAGATACATGAACTAGCAGCAACACAAGGCACAATCTAAGAGAAACCCCCAAATTTAATCAAccaaatctagggtttcaagaGTATttaatccaaaaccctaatttgacCTCCAAGAAAGCCCTAACCGTTAAATTCCCATCTAATTGGATAATTCAAAATGAATTGAACACAAAGAGCCCCAAATTCGACTAGAAACGAACATTTCTTGAAATCCCCCAAATtgaacataaaccctaaaccatgagaaacaaaagaaactaacTTCAAGATAAAGCAGAACAGACAAACAATCTCTTACACAGACAACATcaattaaaggaaaaaaggaaTAATAATTACAGCAGAAATTTCAAGAAACAGTAGAAGGgacaaagaaggaagaaataCCAGTTTCTTCCATGAAGCTGGAGCTGGTAGCTCAATGGAGACAAGCTCGTCTGTgttttccatcttcttcttctctattcaCCTGACACTGTACGACCAAGAAACAAGCTCCAACTTAAATTACTTTATCTTGAAACAAATTTCGGCTTTCTTTCCTTTCTGGTAATAGAAGCTGTAAGAACCGTTGTGACCCTAATGGATATGTTTGCGTGTCTCTTCTGTTCtgtcctaattttttttattctttttttatttcaaacaaGAAATGATATTTCTTCCTCCACGTAATCCACGAGAGCGTGGATGATAAATTTACACTGGGTCGACGTGATAGTTTAGTGACAGACCTCTTTGAGAACGACACGTATCCAGTGTGGTCGACGTTTCATCGATGGATAAGGAAGTATCTGTTTCCCGCTTAATAAAGTAGAATGGAGAGTGGTGTTGAGGTCCGGTACGTGACCGCTGCTGTTTTCACGCCGAatattctttttctgttttattccCACTCTCCTACTACTACTCTCCATGCTAAAAGCCCAAATCAACAGCCCAATTACTATTCggaacattttttttgctttgataCTTTTAGGTTCAGATTCTCTTGTTGGCACAAGTCTAATCCCTAATAATTAGTGAAGAGCACTAATTTAAGGAATGTCCTCtaatcattttattaaaataaaatgtacaTATATGTGGAAATCAAACACTGGACAGATCACCTGGAAGGTAGGATCAATGTGCAAGTGGGACATGAGACACAAGAACATGTccttaacaaaacaaaacaaaaatacacaagAACATGTCCCATATTAAGATACTGATTAGTCAAACCGAGATATTGCTCTTAATTCTTTTGGACTGAAAGATGGTAAACAAAGGATATTTCTCATTTACGGTGAAAACGTATAAGCCACATTTCCCAGTATTCTCGATCAACTCCAAATGGAAGATGATAAGTGGTAACAACAAGGGctttgagaaaagaaaagaaaaccgaaaagaaaaaataaatcagaaatGCCCGAACCagtatgtgtgtgtgtcttCCAAGTCTTGTTCAGTCATATAGACCTTCTTGTTCCCAAATGTCCACTAGAAAATCCACCATTTCCTGTTTTCAATCAGTAACACAGTTAGTTGACTGGGTTTTTTTCCTGCACTCGGAGGAGTTTGATTACTTACGGTGAGAGGAATGGGTTGGGGAAATAACTTGTTGCTCCCCAGCAAGCTATCATACGTTGCTGTGTTCCAACTGCAAATGATAGACATATAAAATGTAACATTGCCAGACTTTAGCCCTTAGCTTTCAGCAAACAATAGTGTGTAACAGAGCCACTCACTTTAACTTGGCTCCTTGATTGTGATCCACCGGGTTGTTGGGTTTATCCTTTCCCACCCAACGCTCCCGTGTCTGattccaaagaagaagacctGCAAACACACAAACCCACTTCATATATAACCATCACAAAACACTAGACCACAACGCTCCCCTTCCGtgaaatccaaaaaagaaagtacCTTGATTTACATATTCAGGAGGAGCATTAGAGTTTCTAGCAGCAGATTGAGAATCAAAAGTCTGATTGGATGATGATAAGCTCCCCTGTGAAGGGAAGGTGATGTTGTCCATATCAACTGTGCTTGTTGACCAGAAATCTTCAGAGACACTCGGTTTCTTACACGGTCGAGCAATGGAATTGGAAGGTGGATCCTTCAGACTGGCGGCAGTTGATCTGTGTTCTCTGTAGCAACCCACGCAGCCACTGCTCTGTTACAAAACCATAACTTTTGATCATTGCCCAAAAAACATCCTTATTTCCTTagcaaaacatttttctataaaacttTCAGAGATAGCTATCTCATCTGCATAAAACAACCTTATAAACACCATTCCCCAGCaataaaattagggtttatctaTCATGAACATGAATCCCAAGCAGCACATAACGCAGGAACAAAGCCCATCAAACAGAAtctcaaatccaaatcaatcaaatacCAAAACATTCTGCATAAagtcaaaaacagaaatcgGAAGAAGAAACGCACCCCATCGATATGTGAAGGAAGCGATTTATAAACCCAGGAGCTCAGATAGATCTGGGAAAGCTCGAGATGTTCTCAAGAGGGTGATCAATGATCCTTGTCAAATAACAAACCAATTAACCAACCCTATTATAGATaaaagccaaagaagaaaccaatcaACAGCgaacaaaaacatattcaatatatacaaaagaatCAACGAATCAAACAGCTTTGCTTACCTGATGATAAAATCTCGTTGGTTAAAATAAAGTCGCTTCCTTTATCAACTGGGCATCAAAAGAATCCTTATCTGAGGCTGCAGCTCCTTCtcgaacaagaagaagaagggctTTGCCCTCTTTACGTTTCTCCTTTTCCTTTCGCTTTGAAATGATTTGCCTTTGTTTCGATGACCAGAGAAGTTATTATTCATCCCCCAGCCGTTATACGGATCTCTTGGCATTGAGGGtattattgtaattttaatcaaccaaatcaaagaaCTTGTAATAATTCGAACAACTTGATAATTGACGAATGTGTATAATGTATATAGATAGTGTGTTTGGTATGAGCTTATtattaaaagtcaaaataatTGTGCATCTTCCATGCCTCTCCAATCCATTGTCTTATAATCAACCCCACTCATCATATTTTTCCCATACAGCTTGTATTCGTAATACATTATCATTTTctataatgaaataaataatagtcTGGAATCAAAGCATAGAAGAAAACTGTTAACCATTAGCGTAAGAATACATTAAGCATTAAGGATGCAAATAAAGATAGTTGTTTAAATGTCAATACATAACTCTCATGATTACAAAAACATTGTTTGCTTGCAGCAGCAGCCACACTTTCTCCATTTGTAGAGCAACGCAAGTCACACACTCACTTTGAAAATACTGAGCACAACCAAGTCCACATGCAAGTGcaacacttcttcttcttcttctcctttttattcttcttcttcttgttctttcttctcttctttctcttcatacTCTTTTTCTCACCCACAGGAAGGGAAAAAGACACAGGTTTTGTCCGCGGCGCGTATAAGCAATAGAAGTTGTTGGGGATACTACTCAATGGGACATCTGGAAATGACGGGTATTTCTCTCGATGATTGTGACTCTGAAGTCTTGTTTCTTCATTATTCTTTACCTCTTCCACTTCagatgttttctcttttgcatCCTCAGGTTTGACTACCAGAGAAGGGGAATATCTCAAGAACTCACCCGACATCAAAACTTCATCAGGTTTTAAATTACTGTGACGAGACCCTTGAGCGTTTGACTTTCTATAGCCATCAATTTTCAGACTAAACAAAGACTCATTTGATATTTCGCTCCAATCCACATCCCCATTCTTACTAAACACCGATGCAGGGATTCTCCCGGGATCGTAATTCGCTATACCATTATTCATCAAGTGAACTGGTCGTAACCTAGAAGGCGGAGATGGAGCTGGTTGCATCCTGAGATGAGTCAAACCAGATATTTCAGAgccttgagaagaagaagaaggctgcATCCTGACATGAGTCACACCTGATATGTCAGAGcctttagaagaagaagcatttgAAAGTTCCCAATTCTGCTGACTCGTATCCTCAGAAGATGCTTTGGACTCTTTTGTACTTCTCTCTACGGCATCATCCcatgaaacagaggaagacattgaagaaaaagacagagatgatgatgttagGAAGATTTCCCTCGCAGGTCTTGTAATCATTCTGTTACCACTCATACTCACATATAAAGCTCTTATCAGTTCACTTTTCCGGTTGTTaatctttcaaaacatttCGCAGTGATTCACGGATTCGATTCCATGGCTGATAAACTATGAAagcaattaatttttcttacatgAACAGATGATGTTCTAGTCCCACCGATACTACAACTTCGGTGAAAGCTGGATCCTTGAAGCCATTAGCACAAGCAATATCCACTCTTTTGCATCCAAGCACAGTGCCAAGATAATTTGGACAAGACTAATCAAAGATGAATCCAATATTGCATAATTCTTGGTGTCTTGTGAATTCGACCTATTGGAGACGGAAACATGTCATTTTCATTCGGTTCTTAAGGAactagaaaatgaaaaacaaaacaatttatggaGAAGTTTTGAAAGtgaacacaaaacaaacatcttTGAATTTAGTAAATTTGAACGAATGGCCGTTGATCAGAGTTGAATACAGAAGAAGGAAACGGTTTCTTGTGGAGAAATTTAAG
This sequence is a window from Arabidopsis thaliana chromosome 1 sequence. Protein-coding genes within it:
- the MBD10 gene encoding methyl-CPG-binding domain 10 (methyl-CPG-binding domain 10 (MBD10); FUNCTIONS IN: methyl-CpG binding, DNA binding; INVOLVED IN: biological_process unknown; LOCATED IN: nucleus; EXPRESSED IN: 23 plant structures; EXPRESSED DURING: 13 growth stages; CONTAINS InterPro DOMAIN/s: DNA-binding, integrase-type (InterPro:IPR016177), Methyl-CpG DNA binding (InterPro:IPR001739); BEST Arabidopsis thaliana protein match is: methyl-CPG-binding domain 11 (TAIR:AT3G15790.1).) — translated: MENTDELVSIELPAPASWKKLFYPKRAGTPRKTEIVFVAPTGEEISSRKQLEQYLKDNKEAAEKNEEAAVKENMDVDKDGKTENAEAEKEKEKEGVTEIAEAEKENNEGEKTEAEKVNKEGEKTEAGKEGQTEIAEAEKEKEGEKAEAENKEAEVVRDKKESMEVDTSELEKKAGSGEGAEEPSKVEGLKDTEMKEAQEVVTEADVEKKPAEEKTENKGSVTTEANGEQNVTLGEPNLDADAEADKGKESKEYDEKTTEAEANKENDTQESDEKKTEAAANKENETQESDVKKTEAAVAEEKSNDMKAEDTNRSLEANQVQQQQGAAASVSC
- the MBD10 gene encoding methyl-CPG-binding domain 10 (methyl-CPG-binding domain 10 (MBD10); FUNCTIONS IN: methyl-CpG binding, DNA binding; INVOLVED IN: biological_process unknown; LOCATED IN: nucleus; EXPRESSED IN: 24 plant structures; EXPRESSED DURING: 13 growth stages; CONTAINS InterPro DOMAIN/s: DNA-binding, integrase-type (InterPro:IPR016177), Methyl-CpG DNA binding (InterPro:IPR001739); BEST Arabidopsis thaliana protein match is: methyl-CPG-binding domain 11 (TAIR:AT3G15790.1); Has 137026 Blast hits to 72034 proteins in 3183 species: Archae - 674; Bacteria - 27556; Metazoa - 48373; Fungi - 14456; Plants - 6804; Viruses - 747; Other Eukaryotes - 38416 (source: NCBI BLink).), yielding MENTDELVSIELPAPASWKKLFYPKRAGTPRKTEIVFVAPTGEEISSRKQLEQYLKAHPGNPVISEFEWTTGETPRRSSRISQKVKATTPTPDKEPLLKKRRSSLTKKDNKEAAEKNEEAAVKENMDVDKDGKTENAEAEKEKEKEGVTEIAEAEKENNEGEKTEAEKVNKEGEKTEAGKEGQTEIAEAEKEKEGEKAEAENKEAEVVRDKKESMEVDTSELEKKAGSGEGAEEPSKVEGLKDTEMKEAQEVVTEADVEKKPAEEKTENKGSVTTEANGEQNVTLGEPNLDADAEADKGKESKEYDEKTTEAEANKENDTQESDEKKTEAAANKENETQESDVKKTEAAVAEEKSNDMKAEDTNRSLEANQVQQQQGAAASVSC
- a CDS encoding DUF4050 family protein; protein product: MDNITFPSQGSLSSSNQTFDSQSAARNSNAPPEYVNQGLLLWNQTRERWVGKDKPNNPVDHNQGAKLNWNTATYDSLLGSNKLFPQPIPLTEMVDFLVDIWEQEGLYD
- a CDS encoding DUF4050 family protein (unknown protein; BEST Arabidopsis thaliana protein match is: unknown protein (TAIR:AT3G15770.2); Has 148 Blast hits to 148 proteins in 25 species: Archae - 0; Bacteria - 0; Metazoa - 0; Fungi - 0; Plants - 141; Viruses - 0; Other Eukaryotes - 7 (source: NCBI BLink).), producing MGGCVGCYREHRSTAASLKDPPSNSIARPCKKPSVSEDFWSTSTVDMDNITFPSQGSLSSSNQTFDSQSAARNSNAPPEYVNQGLLLWNQTRERWVGKDKPNNPVDHNQGAKLNWNTATYDSLLGSNKLFPQPIPLTEMVDFLVDIWEQEGLYD